One segment of Vicugna pacos unplaced genomic scaffold, VicPac4 scaffold_20, whole genome shotgun sequence DNA contains the following:
- the LOC140693730 gene encoding uncharacterized protein — protein MATLEKMVKAFESLKSFQQPPPPPQPPKPASQPPPLQLLQPIAAPMPPQQARQPTPSQPLQPASQPPPPRPPQPEQPPQPVTPPMPPQPLQPAPQPLPAPPPAQPPQLAPQPPPLQPVPPPMPPQPLQPASQTQPPSPPSQPPQPAPQPPPPRPPQPEQPPQPVPPPMAPQPLQPAPQPLPAPPPAQPPQLAPQPPPPLQPVLPPMPPQPPQPALQPPPPRPPQPEQPPQQVTPPMPPQPLQPAPPPQPPPPPAQLWVRSRCTDGRLKCMFITSRKSQAFMM, from the exons atggcgaccctggaaaagatggtgaaggccttcgagtccctcaagtccttccagcagccgccgccgccgcctcagccccctaagccggcatcgcagccgccgccgcttcagctcCTTCAGCCGATagcggcgccgatgccgcctcagcaggcacggcagccgacgccgtctcagccccttcagccggcatcgcagccgccgccgcctcggccccctcagccggaacagccgcctcagccggtaacgccgccgatgccgcctcagccccttcagccggcaccgcagcctctaccggcaccgccgcccgcccagccccctcagctggcaccgcagccgccgccgcttcagccggtaccgccgccgatgccgcctcagccccttcagccggcatcgcagactcaaccgccatcgccgccctcccagccccctcagccggcaccgcagccgccgccgcctcggccccctcagccggaacagccgcctcagccggtaccgccgccgatggcgcctcagccccttcagccggcaccgcagcctctaccggcaccgccgcccgcccagccccctcagctggcaccgcagccgccgccgccgcttcagccggtactgccgccgatgccgcctcagccccctcagccggcactgcagccgccgccgcctcggccccctcagccggaacagccgcctcagcaggtaacgccgccgatgccgcctcagccccttcagccggcaccgccgcctcaaccgccaccgccgcccgcccagctgtgggtcaggagccgctgcacagacg gaaggttaaaatgcatgttcataacttcaagaaagtcacaagcatttatgatgtaa